A window from Candidatus Angelobacter sp. encodes these proteins:
- a CDS encoding SAM-dependent chlorinase/fluorinase, with translation MNIITLTTDFGLADWFAATMKGVILSIQPDAHIVDMTHDIRPGDIRAGAFALAAGCRFFPKATIHVAVVDPGVGSERRAIAVRTSDYFFVGPDNGVLSLALAGENIKAIHRITNERLFRHPISNTFHGRDIFAPVAGHLSKGLPVRRLGPAMKSFVRLPRSKLRRLAESISGEIVYIDRFGNAITNIGDEALGSPPDSSPEVFVRRRSLCFLRPFYQAVPHGKPVAVRGSSGFLEIAVNGCSAENRLRLKIGDEVTVQLKSPQKTSTS, from the coding sequence ATGAACATCATCACACTGACGACCGATTTCGGTCTCGCCGACTGGTTCGCGGCGACGATGAAGGGCGTAATTCTCAGCATTCAACCCGACGCCCATATCGTGGATATGACGCATGACATCCGCCCGGGCGACATTCGCGCCGGCGCCTTTGCTTTGGCCGCTGGCTGCCGGTTTTTCCCTAAAGCCACCATTCACGTCGCGGTCGTTGACCCTGGTGTCGGCAGCGAACGGCGCGCCATTGCCGTCCGGACATCAGATTACTTCTTCGTCGGGCCGGACAACGGCGTTCTGTCCCTCGCTTTGGCGGGCGAAAATATCAAGGCCATCCATCGAATCACAAACGAGCGGCTTTTTCGCCATCCGATCAGTAACACCTTCCATGGACGCGACATCTTTGCGCCTGTCGCCGGACACTTGAGCAAGGGTCTGCCTGTCCGCCGTCTCGGCCCCGCGATGAAGAGCTTCGTGCGACTCCCCCGGTCGAAACTGCGCCGCCTTGCTGAATCCATCTCAGGCGAGATTGTTTACATCGACCGGTTCGGCAACGCGATTACCAACATCGGCGACGAAGCGCTCGGCTCGCCTCCCGACAGCTCGCCCGAAGTCTTCGTGAGACGCCGGTCACTGTGCTTCCTCCGGCCGTTTTATCAGGCTGTGCCGCATGGAAAGCCAGTCGCTGTACGCGGGTCCAGCGGTTTTCTGGAAATCGCGGTAAACGGTTGTTCAGCTGAAAATCGGCTCCGTTTGAAAATCGGCGATGAAGTAACCGTGCAGCTCAAGTCCCCTCAAAAAACCTCGACGTCATGA